The following coding sequences are from one Paenibacillus stellifer window:
- a CDS encoding BofC C-terminal domain-containing protein, with translation MLILIAWSGFQVPERMTKLLTGSMTTAERIYADWSRQEVWNQQAAAVFRGSEAWNMPNSNVRENDSLRRAISESGLSRRVHYTTTYVCGDEVTEGGGLMKSAEVLSLLDQHPEWNGTIDSSGNLWLKRTVNDLSPDCKREAYIGIDQVGNLTLFKGPPKREEVLKTFFQIDIGTMKSSLPEKVWKQLQGGIRIQDMEEYNSVLSTFSDFARDSDERAM, from the coding sequence ATGCTGATTCTGATCGCCTGGTCGGGATTTCAGGTTCCGGAGCGGATGACTAAACTGCTGACCGGCTCCATGACTACGGCTGAGCGGATATACGCTGACTGGAGCCGTCAGGAGGTCTGGAATCAGCAGGCAGCGGCCGTTTTTCGGGGATCGGAAGCCTGGAATATGCCCAACTCAAATGTGCGGGAGAATGATTCGCTACGCCGGGCCATTTCGGAGAGCGGCCTTAGTCGGCGTGTCCACTATACAACCACATATGTATGTGGAGACGAAGTGACGGAGGGCGGAGGTTTGATGAAATCGGCTGAGGTTCTGTCTCTGCTGGATCAACATCCGGAGTGGAACGGTACGATCGATTCATCGGGTAATCTGTGGCTGAAGCGGACGGTCAATGATTTATCTCCCGACTGCAAAAGAGAGGCTTACATCGGAATTGATCAAGTCGGAAATTTGACCTTGTTTAAAGGGCCGCCTAAACGTGAGGAAGTGCTGAAGACTTTTTTTCAAATCGATATCGGCACGATGAAATCCTCCCTCCCGGAGAAAGTCTGGAAGCAGCTTCAAGGCGGAATTCGCATTCAGGATATGGAAGAGTACAACAGCGTGCTCTCGACTTTCAGCGATTTTGCGCGTGACAGTGATGAACGGGCGATGTAG
- a CDS encoding LysM peptidoglycan-binding domain-containing protein yields the protein MKIHIVKQGDTLYELAQKYGVPLEKLIEANPQLTNPDVLNIGDKVKIPVPASPVPESGELYHKHTVKQGDTLWKLSKAWGIQLKDLIEANPQIKNPDVLKIGEVINIPKKPAAAPAHSGTTAGSVAGGTTPAGKTYTGPIEQPPVEQPPHKAPTAPVEKAPTAPITKAPTAPIEKAPTAPIPVEKAPTAPIPVPQPVTETVHTETQSLFVQISVPAQEAIAEIPKPVEPPKEYCLPEPPKPYCGCTPVPVCDKSYGYPGITENPNYYDCPPAYPMYENIQPAPYMPGAVQPFGFMPEPLPSYCYPEPTLYAQPTPYMEPAVSPQYFPGVAPGYSADQSAGGYMGFPAPAAPAQVSPAYISQPPAMPWPSCGCDNYSGVQAVPYAQAGYEAPGFGGMPAYSPQPAFYPSYSGIPQSYMMPQMAAETYQSPMVSGLPPIPQYPGVQDGIMLDRQPVESVQTSAADNQELAPVAEEAKAERSKPKVKTSARSTETKSGSSTKKPTGAKAKNSSAQKRRNPWISD from the coding sequence GTGAAAATCCATATTGTCAAACAAGGCGACACTCTTTATGAGTTGGCTCAAAAATACGGGGTGCCGCTGGAAAAACTGATCGAAGCCAATCCGCAACTAACGAATCCCGATGTTCTGAATATCGGAGACAAGGTGAAAATTCCTGTCCCGGCAAGTCCTGTTCCGGAGAGCGGCGAGCTGTACCATAAACATACGGTCAAACAGGGAGATACCCTGTGGAAGCTGTCCAAGGCTTGGGGCATTCAACTGAAGGATCTGATCGAAGCAAATCCCCAGATCAAAAATCCGGATGTTCTCAAGATCGGCGAAGTTATCAATATTCCGAAAAAGCCTGCGGCTGCACCGGCTCATTCCGGAACGACCGCCGGTTCGGTGGCTGGAGGCACGACGCCTGCCGGCAAAACTTATACGGGACCGATCGAACAGCCACCAGTCGAACAGCCGCCTCACAAGGCTCCGACCGCTCCTGTCGAGAAGGCCCCGACCGCTCCAATCACGAAGGCTCCAACCGCTCCTATTGAGAAGGCTCCGACCGCTCCGATTCCAGTTGAAAAAGCTCCCACTGCACCCATTCCAGTCCCTCAGCCGGTCACTGAAACCGTCCATACCGAGACGCAAAGCCTGTTCGTTCAAATTTCCGTTCCTGCCCAGGAGGCAATTGCTGAAATTCCTAAGCCGGTCGAGCCGCCGAAGGAATACTGCCTGCCGGAGCCGCCGAAGCCTTACTGCGGCTGCACCCCGGTTCCGGTCTGCGACAAGTCATACGGTTATCCGGGTATCACGGAGAATCCGAATTATTATGACTGCCCGCCTGCCTATCCGATGTACGAGAATATCCAGCCGGCTCCTTATATGCCGGGCGCTGTTCAACCTTTCGGATTTATGCCTGAGCCCTTACCGTCTTATTGCTATCCGGAGCCTACGCTTTACGCGCAGCCTACACCGTATATGGAGCCTGCGGTATCGCCCCAATATTTTCCCGGCGTTGCACCGGGCTACAGCGCGGATCAGTCGGCTGGAGGGTACATGGGCTTCCCGGCACCAGCGGCACCGGCTCAAGTATCACCTGCCTACATCAGTCAGCCGCCCGCAATGCCTTGGCCTTCCTGCGGCTGCGACAATTATTCCGGCGTTCAAGCTGTTCCTTATGCACAGGCAGGTTATGAAGCCCCCGGCTTTGGAGGCATGCCTGCGTATTCGCCGCAGCCCGCTTTCTATCCCTCGTATTCGGGCATACCGCAATCCTATATGATGCCGCAGATGGCTGCGGAGACATATCAGAGCCCGATGGTTTCCGGTCTTCCGCCTATTCCGCAGTACCCGGGCGTTCAAGACGGAATAATGCTGGATCGTCAGCCTGTGGAGTCTGTTCAAACTTCTGCAGCCGATAATCAAGAACTGGCTCCTGTTGCCGAAGAAGCCAAGGCCGAGCGTTCCAAACCGAAGGTCAAGACATCCGCACGCAGTACGGAGACGAAATCCGGCAGCTCCACCAAGAAGCCGACCGGAGCAAAGGCCAAAAATAGCAGCGCCCAAAAGCGCAGAAATCCCTGGATCTCGGATTGA
- the ilvE gene encoding branched-chain-amino-acid transaminase yields MSEQWIYLDGEYVTKKDAVVSVFDHGFLYGDGIFEGIRIYNGNIFKCKEHLNRLYDSAKSIMLDIPLTYDEMLEAMAETISRNDMRDGYIRLIVSRGAGNLGLDPRRCPKASVIIIVEQLAIYPEQAYLNGLRAVSVSQRRNIPDALNPKIKSLNYLNNILVKIQSNLAEADEAIMLNAQGYVTEGSGDNIFIIKNGVVYTPPCYLGALEGITRLAIIELCEKLGIKLKEEPFSLHDLYIADEVFFTGTAAEVIACREIDGRKIGEGHAGPITLKLLEEFRKVVDKDGHKVWES; encoded by the coding sequence ATGTCAGAACAGTGGATTTATCTTGATGGTGAATATGTAACAAAGAAAGATGCTGTGGTATCCGTATTCGATCACGGTTTTTTGTACGGAGACGGTATCTTTGAGGGCATCCGGATTTATAACGGAAATATTTTCAAATGCAAGGAACACTTGAACCGTCTGTACGATTCGGCGAAATCCATAATGCTCGATATCCCCCTGACCTATGATGAAATGCTGGAAGCGATGGCCGAGACGATCAGCCGCAACGACATGCGCGATGGATATATCCGTCTGATCGTCTCCCGCGGTGCAGGCAATCTGGGCCTGGACCCGCGCCGCTGCCCGAAGGCGAGCGTTATCATCATTGTGGAGCAGCTGGCTATCTATCCGGAGCAGGCGTACCTGAACGGCCTTCGCGCGGTTTCCGTGTCGCAGCGCCGCAACATTCCGGATGCGCTCAACCCGAAGATCAAGTCGCTGAACTATCTGAACAATATCCTGGTCAAAATCCAGTCCAACCTGGCGGAAGCGGACGAAGCTATCATGCTGAACGCTCAGGGGTATGTGACGGAGGGATCGGGCGACAATATTTTTATCATCAAAAATGGAGTTGTCTATACCCCGCCTTGCTATCTGGGCGCTCTGGAAGGAATTACGCGTCTGGCTATTATCGAACTGTGCGAGAAGCTGGGCATCAAGCTTAAGGAAGAGCCTTTCTCTCTGCATGATCTCTATATCGCTGACGAAGTGTTCTTCACCGGAACCGCGGCTGAGGTTATCGCCTGCCGGGAAATCGATGGACGGAAGATCGGCGAAGGCCATGCCGGACCGATTACCCTCAAGCTGCTGGAGGAATTCCGCAAAGTGGTGGACAAGGACGGTCACAAGGTTTGGGAATCCTAA